A genomic window from Paenibacillus thermoaerophilus includes:
- a CDS encoding ABC transporter ATP-binding protein, whose translation MIHCEGLVKIYKSDDVEVVALQGLNISVQPGEMMAIIGNSGSGKSTLLNILGGLDRPSAGQVRVGEWDLLKISDDHLVEYKRKTVGFIWQNNARNLLPYLTALENVEMPMMLSGKVDRAYAMQLLEWVGLKERMHNKLHQLSGGEQQRVAIAISLSNRPSLLLADEPTGSVDTETADRIMDIFRTLNKELGVTIVIVTHDMALAGKVDRVVAIRDGMTSTEFVKRNPNLDLSVGGHTIREAHEEFVVIDRAGRLQVPKEYLQALQITNKASMEFDGEKIMIRAPKKLWIHSEEQERKIDL comes from the coding sequence GTGATTCATTGCGAAGGGCTCGTCAAAATTTACAAATCGGACGACGTCGAGGTTGTCGCTCTGCAAGGACTCAATATCTCGGTCCAACCGGGAGAGATGATGGCGATCATCGGCAACAGCGGAAGCGGCAAGTCCACGCTGCTGAACATTTTGGGCGGCTTGGACCGCCCCTCTGCCGGTCAGGTGCGTGTCGGCGAATGGGATCTGCTGAAAATCTCGGACGATCATCTGGTCGAGTACAAACGCAAGACGGTCGGCTTCATCTGGCAGAACAACGCCCGGAACTTGCTGCCGTACCTGACCGCGCTGGAAAACGTCGAGATGCCCATGATGCTGTCCGGCAAGGTCGATCGCGCGTACGCCATGCAGCTACTCGAGTGGGTCGGGCTGAAGGAGCGGATGCACAACAAGCTGCATCAGCTCTCCGGTGGCGAGCAGCAGCGGGTGGCCATCGCCATCTCGCTGTCGAACCGGCCGTCGCTGCTGCTTGCGGACGAACCGACCGGTTCGGTCGATACGGAGACGGCGGACCGGATCATGGATATTTTCCGCACACTCAACAAGGAACTGGGCGTCACGATCGTGATCGTTACCCACGATATGGCGCTGGCGGGCAAGGTGGATCGGGTTGTCGCCATCCGCGACGGCATGACGAGCACGGAATTCGTCAAGCGCAATCCCAATCTGGACTTGTCCGTCGGAGGACATACGATCCGGGAGGCGCACGAGGAATTCGTGGTGATCGACCGCGCCGGAAGGCTGCAGGTGCCCAAGGAATATTTACAGGCGCTGCAGATCACGAACAAAGCTTCCATGGAGTTTGACGGGGAGAAGATCATGATCCGCGCTCCCAAGAAATTATGGATTCATTCGGAAGAACAGGAGAGGAAGATCGACCTATGA